One segment of Candidatus Nitrospira nitrosa DNA contains the following:
- a CDS encoding TlyA family RNA methyltransferase: protein MLTAQGLVQSRDAAVRMILAGKVKSDGVLVDKPSRLIPIDASIEIAGEDQPFVGRGGEKLDAALDAGTINPQGWVCLDVGCSTGGFTDCLLQRGAMKVYAVDVGYGQFDWRLRHDPRVVLLERTNIRYMERSAVPDPIQLVVIDVSFISLTKVLPAITQFLRPQGQVVALIKPQFEVGKGQVGRGGIVRDEGQRTEVVQRVIRFAEELGLRTLTTVLSAVKGKKGNQEIFAIFEYNAPIHDM, encoded by the coding sequence GTGTTGACGGCTCAGGGCCTCGTCCAGAGTCGTGATGCCGCCGTGCGGATGATTCTGGCGGGAAAGGTCAAGAGCGACGGAGTGCTTGTCGATAAACCCTCCAGGCTGATCCCTATCGATGCCTCCATCGAGATTGCCGGAGAGGACCAGCCGTTTGTCGGCCGCGGTGGGGAGAAACTCGACGCGGCGCTGGACGCAGGGACGATCAATCCACAGGGGTGGGTGTGTCTCGACGTCGGTTGTTCGACGGGCGGGTTCACAGACTGTCTGCTCCAACGGGGAGCGATGAAGGTCTACGCCGTCGATGTGGGCTATGGGCAATTTGACTGGCGGCTCCGTCATGACCCGAGGGTTGTGCTGCTTGAGCGGACCAATATCCGCTATATGGAGCGCTCCGCCGTTCCAGACCCGATTCAGCTGGTCGTCATCGATGTCTCCTTTATCTCATTGACGAAGGTCCTGCCGGCCATCACGCAGTTTCTCCGACCACAGGGTCAGGTCGTCGCCTTGATCAAGCCGCAGTTTGAAGTCGGCAAAGGTCAGGTTGGTCGGGGGGGGATCGTACGGGATGAGGGACAGCGAACGGAGGTTGTTCAGCGAGTGATACGATTTGCTGAGGAGCTGGGGTTACGGACTCTGACTACCGTTCTCTCCGCCGTCAAAGGAAAGAAGGGGAATCAGGAGATATTCGCAATCTTTGAGTACAATGCGCCGATTCATGATATGTAA
- the xseB gene encoding exodeoxyribonuclease VII small subunit yields the protein MAGVKFEQAMARLEVIVGELEKGDLPLDESLKIFEEGIRLSKSCLKVLEEAERKVEVLVQDKNGKKQLRAFTSDDIDVVGSAEES from the coding sequence GTGGCTGGGGTGAAATTTGAACAGGCGATGGCTCGATTGGAAGTCATCGTGGGGGAGTTGGAAAAAGGCGATCTGCCCCTCGATGAATCGTTGAAGATTTTTGAGGAGGGTATTCGACTGTCGAAGAGTTGCCTCAAAGTATTGGAAGAGGCCGAACGAAAGGTCGAAGTGCTCGTCCAGGATAAGAATGGGAAGAAGCAGCTGCGGGCGTTCACCTCGGATGACATTGATGTCGTCGGCTCTGCCGAAGAGTCCTAG
- the xseA gene encoding exodeoxyribonuclease VII large subunit gives MLTVSELTAMVRASLETSFSEVWLEGEISNLRAPGSGHLYCTLKDQTSQIRAVIFRSTALRLRFGLEDGLHVIVRGRVSVYEPRGEYQLILDHVEPRGLGALQLALEQLKRRLEDEGLFDVTRKRSLPALPRTVGLVTSATGAAVRDMMAVLHRRCPIVRIILVPVSVQGDGSAEQIVAAIDALNQLEAVDVIIVGRGGGSLEDLWSFNEEIVVRAVACSAVPIVSAVGHETDVTLTDFAADVRAPTPSAAAELVVPVLAELVERLELLVTRARQAITAQCVEQHQRLDLVLAEMGHIRLRILKEAQRVDEAVADLREATQATLRSAMVDAQAWTQALMSQNPVFRVHRDLGIIPQLRSRLAAAMDHVVTQKMQLTRGTLWRLNGLSPLAILERGYAILEMVPSRQVIRGVEQVAVGDEVVARLTNGQVRCTVNDVTSNPSV, from the coding sequence GTGCTGACAGTCTCAGAACTGACGGCCATGGTGCGGGCCTCCCTCGAGACGTCCTTTTCGGAGGTGTGGCTTGAGGGGGAAATCTCGAACCTCCGGGCACCAGGGTCTGGGCATCTGTATTGTACCCTGAAGGATCAGACGAGTCAGATTCGCGCGGTGATCTTTCGATCAACCGCCCTTCGATTGCGGTTTGGCCTGGAGGACGGTCTCCATGTCATCGTGCGTGGGCGAGTGTCGGTCTATGAACCGCGGGGGGAATATCAGCTCATTTTGGATCATGTTGAGCCGAGAGGGCTGGGCGCCCTTCAGTTGGCCTTGGAGCAACTGAAGCGCCGCCTGGAAGACGAGGGGCTCTTCGATGTCACCAGGAAACGATCACTTCCGGCATTGCCACGGACCGTTGGTCTTGTGACCTCAGCCACTGGGGCGGCGGTTCGAGACATGATGGCGGTCCTACATCGTCGATGTCCCATCGTGCGCATTATTCTCGTGCCGGTCTCAGTACAGGGCGACGGATCGGCGGAACAGATCGTGGCTGCGATTGACGCGTTGAATCAACTGGAGGCCGTCGATGTCATCATCGTCGGGCGAGGCGGCGGGTCATTGGAAGATCTATGGAGCTTCAACGAAGAGATTGTCGTACGGGCAGTCGCCTGCTCAGCGGTGCCTATCGTATCAGCCGTCGGACATGAGACGGATGTGACGCTGACCGACTTTGCCGCAGATGTCCGAGCCCCAACACCCTCTGCCGCTGCCGAACTGGTCGTTCCGGTCTTAGCGGAGCTGGTCGAACGACTAGAGTTGCTCGTCACGCGCGCTCGGCAAGCTATCACCGCGCAGTGCGTGGAGCAGCATCAGCGCCTTGATCTTGTGTTGGCCGAGATGGGCCACATTCGGCTACGGATTCTCAAAGAAGCCCAGCGAGTGGATGAGGCCGTGGCTGATCTGCGAGAAGCGACACAGGCCACGCTAAGGAGTGCGATGGTCGATGCCCAAGCATGGACGCAAGCGTTGATGTCGCAGAATCCGGTCTTCCGCGTGCATCGGGATTTGGGGATTATTCCACAGTTGCGGTCGCGTTTAGCTGCGGCGATGGATCATGTCGTGACGCAGAAAATGCAACTGACACGCGGCACCCTCTGGAGATTGAATGGGCTGAGTCCGCTTGCGATTCTGGAACGTGGATATGCCATTCTTGAAATGGTGCCGAGCCGTCAGGTCATACGAGGTGTTGAGCAGGTGGCTGTTGGAGATGAGGTGGTGGCCCGTCTGACCAATGGGCAGGTTCGTTGTACGGTGAATGACGTCACGTCGAATCCATCGGTTTAA
- a CDS encoding TIGR00282 family metallophosphoesterase, with translation MKVLCIGDVMGEPGRRTLARMVPRLVAQRQIDAVIANGENVAGGFGITRELAEELFETGVSVITTGNHAWDKKEAVEYFSREPRLLRPGNYPPGVPGNGSVVFETASGERLAVLQLMGRVYMPTLDCPFQAAKRELSRLKRETSAIVVDMHAETTSEKMAMGHFLDGEVTAVVGTHTHVQTADEQILPKGTAYITDIGMTGPLHSVIGVKKELAIEKFLTGMPKRFEVASGPSVFCAVLLELDVRLGKAVAFERIRQID, from the coding sequence ATGAAGGTGTTATGCATCGGCGATGTCATGGGAGAGCCGGGCCGTCGAACGCTTGCCCGCATGGTGCCTCGGCTGGTGGCCCAGCGCCAGATCGATGCGGTGATTGCCAACGGCGAGAACGTCGCGGGGGGGTTCGGAATTACACGGGAGTTGGCGGAGGAACTCTTTGAAACGGGCGTGTCGGTCATTACGACCGGCAATCACGCGTGGGATAAAAAAGAGGCGGTTGAATATTTCTCTCGTGAACCGCGTCTATTACGACCGGGAAACTATCCTCCGGGAGTCCCGGGAAATGGCAGCGTGGTCTTCGAGACGGCAAGTGGAGAACGGCTCGCCGTCCTTCAACTGATGGGGCGGGTCTACATGCCGACGCTCGACTGTCCGTTTCAAGCAGCCAAGCGTGAGTTGTCACGGTTGAAACGAGAGACATCGGCCATTGTTGTCGATATGCATGCGGAGACCACGTCTGAAAAAATGGCGATGGGGCATTTTCTGGATGGAGAGGTGACGGCCGTCGTTGGAACACATACTCATGTGCAAACGGCCGATGAACAGATCCTTCCGAAAGGCACCGCCTATATCACGGATATTGGAATGACGGGACCGCTTCATTCAGTCATCGGGGTCAAAAAGGAACTCGCCATCGAGAAGTTCTTGACCGGCATGCCCAAGCGCTTTGAGGTCGCCTCAGGGCCTTCGGTGTTTTGTGCCGTCTTGCTCGAACTGGATGTGCGTTTGGGCAAGGCCGTGGCGTTCGAACGGATTCGCCAGATTGATTAA